A single Methylobacterium sp. 17Sr1-1 DNA region contains:
- a CDS encoding class II aldolase/adducin family protein: MAETEASLRAAIVATCRSMAEQGLNQGTSGNVSVRFGDGLLITPSGLPYEEMTPDDIVPMTMDGRTDHALSPSSEWRFHRDILRARPDVAAIVHAHPTYCTAFAMCRKDIPAAHYMIAAAGGPNVRCGGYALFGTEELSQRALEALQDRTCCLLANHGMIATGPTLAKALWLAVELETLCRQYAVALQVGRPHILSEAEVAEAMERFKSYGPRPKAG; the protein is encoded by the coding sequence ATGGCTGAGACCGAGGCGAGCTTGCGTGCGGCGATCGTCGCGACCTGCCGCAGCATGGCCGAGCAGGGCCTGAACCAGGGCACCTCCGGCAACGTCTCGGTGCGGTTCGGCGACGGGCTGCTCATCACCCCGTCGGGCCTGCCCTACGAGGAGATGACGCCCGACGACATCGTGCCGATGACGATGGACGGCCGGACCGACCACGCGCTGTCGCCCTCCTCCGAGTGGCGCTTCCACCGCGACATCCTGCGGGCCCGCCCCGACGTCGCGGCCATCGTCCATGCCCACCCGACCTACTGCACCGCCTTCGCGATGTGCCGGAAGGACATCCCGGCGGCGCACTACATGATCGCCGCCGCCGGCGGGCCGAATGTGCGCTGCGGCGGCTACGCTTTGTTCGGCACCGAGGAACTGTCGCAGCGGGCGCTGGAGGCGCTCCAGGACCGCACCTGCTGCCTGCTCGCCAATCACGGCATGATCGCCACCGGCCCGACCCTGGCGAAGGCCCTGTGGCTCGCGGTCGAGCTCGAGACCCTGTGCCGGCAATACGCCGTGGCGCTCCAGGTCGGCCGACCGCACATCCTCAGCGAGGCCGAGGTGGCGGAGGCGATGGAGCGGTTCAAGTCCTACGGGCCGCGGCCGAAGGCGGGGTGA
- a CDS encoding ABC transporter substrate-binding protein — protein sequence MIRFTTALGGALLALAALAGPFAGPAAAQISDDVVRIGVLTDLSGPYADSGGRGSVAAAEMAAKDFGGSVRGKPVEIVSADHQNKPDVASSIARRWYDVDKVDAVVDLPVTAIALAVQAVAKEKNRTVMITAAATSDLTAKTCSPVSSHWTDDTHALTAGTARAVFERGGKSWYFITVDHAFGHALQKEATTVVEALGGKVVGTSRHPINTADYSSFLLQAQSSGADVVAFASVGDDFTKAVKQADEFGLTGGRQTLTGFLVYVTDIKGLGLPVAHGLTFSEAFYWDQNDAARTFAKRFFERTGAMPTKNQALIYTAVTHYLKGVDKAGTDEAVAANAAMRSLPVAFFDHPATLRADGRLLYDPVLYRAKEPSASKGPWDLYEVLRTIPKEEAFLPMNPACAGNGRG from the coding sequence ATGATCCGTTTCACCACCGCCCTGGGCGGAGCGCTCCTCGCGCTCGCGGCGCTGGCCGGTCCCTTCGCGGGTCCCGCCGCGGCGCAGATTTCCGACGACGTGGTGCGGATCGGCGTGCTCACCGACCTCTCGGGCCCCTACGCCGATAGCGGCGGGCGCGGTTCGGTGGCGGCGGCCGAGATGGCGGCGAAGGACTTTGGCGGCAGCGTGCGGGGCAAGCCGGTCGAGATCGTCTCGGCCGACCACCAGAACAAGCCGGACGTGGCCTCGTCGATCGCCCGGCGCTGGTACGACGTCGACAAGGTCGACGCCGTCGTCGACCTGCCGGTGACGGCGATCGCGCTGGCCGTCCAGGCGGTCGCCAAGGAGAAGAACCGCACGGTGATGATCACCGCCGCGGCGACCTCCGACCTCACCGCCAAGACCTGTTCCCCGGTCAGCTCGCACTGGACCGACGACACCCACGCGCTCACCGCCGGCACGGCTCGGGCGGTGTTCGAGCGCGGCGGCAAGTCCTGGTACTTCATCACCGTCGACCACGCCTTCGGCCACGCCCTGCAGAAGGAGGCGACCACGGTGGTCGAGGCGCTCGGCGGCAAGGTGGTGGGCACCTCGCGCCACCCGATCAACACCGCCGACTACTCCTCCTTCCTGCTCCAGGCCCAGAGCTCGGGGGCGGACGTGGTCGCCTTCGCCAGCGTCGGCGACGACTTCACCAAGGCGGTCAAGCAGGCCGACGAGTTCGGCCTGACCGGCGGGCGCCAGACGCTGACGGGCTTCCTCGTCTACGTCACCGACATCAAGGGCCTCGGCCTGCCGGTGGCGCACGGCCTGACCTTCTCGGAGGCGTTCTACTGGGACCAGAACGATGCCGCCCGCACCTTCGCCAAGCGCTTCTTCGAGCGCACCGGCGCGATGCCGACGAAGAACCAGGCGCTGATCTACACCGCCGTCACCCACTACCTGAAGGGGGTCGACAAGGCCGGCACCGACGAGGCGGTGGCGGCGAACGCCGCCATGCGCAGCCTGCCGGTGGCGTTCTTCGACCACCCGGCCACCCTGCGGGCCGACGGGCGGCTCCTCTACGATCCCGTGCTCTACCGGGCGAAGGAGCCGAGCGCGTCCAAGGGGCCGTGGGACCTCTACGAGGTTTTGCGCACCATCCCGAAGGAAGAGGCGTTCCTGCCGATGAACCCGGCCTGCGCGGGGAACGGGCGCGGATGA
- a CDS encoding NAD(P)-binding domain-containing protein: MACDRRTLLRASAFVLALAAGPALAQQDSKIPIAVIGGGNIGGTIGGLWVKAGHPVMFASRHPEDLKPLVEKLGPLAKAGTVEQALAFGDAVLIAVPYKAYPELGQTHAGLLKGKVVLDAGNATKARDGELAAEAESAGIGATSAKYLPGARLVRAFNAANYRLFAQSAHRSGAKMAVPIAGDDRQALTVAAALVRDAGFDPVVVGGLDAARQFQMGAPNYGRDVTGPEARKAFGVAE, from the coding sequence ATGGCCTGTGATCGCCGCACGCTCCTGCGCGCAAGCGCGTTCGTCCTGGCGCTCGCCGCCGGTCCCGCTCTCGCGCAGCAGGACTCGAAGATCCCGATCGCGGTGATCGGCGGCGGCAATATCGGCGGCACCATCGGGGGCTTGTGGGTCAAGGCCGGCCACCCGGTGATGTTCGCCTCGCGCCACCCGGAGGACCTGAAGCCGCTGGTCGAGAAACTGGGACCGCTCGCCAAGGCGGGCACGGTCGAGCAGGCGCTCGCCTTCGGCGACGCGGTGCTGATCGCGGTGCCCTACAAGGCCTATCCGGAGCTCGGACAAACCCATGCCGGCCTCCTGAAGGGCAAGGTGGTGCTCGATGCCGGCAACGCCACCAAGGCGCGGGACGGGGAGCTGGCGGCCGAGGCCGAGAGCGCCGGCATCGGCGCCACCTCGGCGAAGTACCTGCCCGGCGCGCGGCTGGTGCGGGCCTTCAACGCCGCGAATTACCGCCTCTTCGCCCAGAGCGCCCATCGCAGCGGCGCAAAGATGGCGGTGCCGATCGCCGGCGACGACAGACAGGCGCTCACCGTCGCGGCGGCCCTGGTGCGCGATGCCGGCTTCGACCCGGTGGTGGTCGGCGGCCTCGACGCGGCGCGGCAGTTCCAGATGGGCGCCCCGAACTACGGCCGCGACGTCACCGGCCCCGAGGCCCGCAAGGCCTTCGGGGTCGCCGAATGA
- a CDS encoding aldo/keto reductase yields the protein MKLHRRAVLAGTLASGLLPGRLLAQGEGLLRRPIPSTGETVPAIGIGTSRRYDVAPDSEALAPLRETVATFVASGGTVIDTAPDYGRAEEVLGRILKDTGLREKIFLCSKVAARGREAGQAQIEQSFRRLGTDRIDLIAVHNLIDPEAQLPLLRELKEKKRIRYLGATTWAEKQYGDLEALMKAEKLDVIQVNYAVDARQAAERILPLARERGIAVMVNVPFGRERLFNLVRGRELPPFAAEFDCRSWPQFFLKYVLSHEAVTCPVPGTAQVRYAEDNLGAARGRLPDAAARRKMEEFIDGL from the coding sequence ATGAAGCTCCACCGCCGCGCCGTGCTGGCCGGTACCCTGGCCTCGGGCCTGCTCCCGGGCCGCCTTCTGGCGCAAGGCGAGGGGCTGCTCCGCCGCCCGATCCCCTCGACCGGCGAGACGGTGCCGGCCATCGGCATCGGCACCTCGCGGCGCTACGACGTGGCGCCGGATTCGGAGGCGCTGGCGCCGTTGCGCGAGACGGTGGCGACGTTCGTCGCGAGCGGCGGCACGGTGATCGACACCGCGCCGGATTACGGCCGGGCCGAGGAGGTGCTGGGCCGGATCCTGAAGGACACCGGTCTGCGCGAAAAGATCTTCCTGTGCAGCAAGGTGGCGGCGCGTGGGCGCGAGGCGGGCCAGGCGCAGATCGAGCAATCGTTCCGCCGCCTCGGCACCGACCGGATCGACCTGATCGCGGTCCACAACCTGATCGACCCGGAGGCGCAGCTGCCGCTCCTGCGGGAGCTGAAAGAGAAGAAGCGCATCCGCTATCTCGGCGCCACGACCTGGGCCGAGAAGCAGTACGGCGATCTCGAAGCGCTGATGAAGGCCGAGAAGCTCGACGTGATCCAGGTCAATTACGCCGTCGATGCCCGCCAGGCCGCCGAGCGCATCCTGCCGCTCGCGCGTGAGCGCGGCATCGCCGTGATGGTGAACGTGCCGTTCGGCCGCGAGCGGTTGTTCAACCTGGTGCGCGGCCGCGAGCTGCCGCCTTTCGCGGCGGAGTTCGACTGCCGGAGCTGGCCGCAATTCTTTCTCAAATACGTCCTGTCGCACGAGGCGGTGACCTGCCCGGTGCCCGGCACGGCGCAGGTCCGCTACGCCGAGGACAATCTCGGCGCGGCCCGCGGCCGCCTGCCCGACGCCGCCGCCCGCCGCAAGATGGAGGAGTTCATCGATGGCCTGTGA
- a CDS encoding DUF6883 domain-containing protein — translation MTGGPPSSTQFKLDSAKITGYLLDPDHPAGGPKARFFLRFGFSPEAPEVLAEALLRHPSPSRLVRSAPSVHGMKHIYDGPTQTPDGRTPSIRMVWIVDRTGFASFVTAYPSKE, via the coding sequence GTGACGGGTGGACCGCCATCCAGCACGCAGTTCAAGCTCGATAGCGCGAAGATCACCGGCTACCTTCTGGATCCCGACCATCCGGCCGGCGGACCCAAGGCCAGGTTCTTCCTGCGCTTCGGCTTCTCGCCTGAGGCCCCGGAGGTACTGGCCGAAGCGCTCCTCCGCCATCCCTCGCCGTCCCGCCTTGTCCGGTCCGCGCCCTCCGTCCATGGCATGAAGCACATCTACGACGGGCCGACCCAGACACCGGACGGGCGCACTCCTTCGATCCGCATGGTCTGGATCGTCGATCGAACCGGCTTCGCGAGCTTCGTGACGGCCTACCCGTCGAAGGAGTGA
- a CDS encoding MbcA/ParS/Xre antitoxin family protein: MLKSVTQPDRAQREAQTVSKAVVRAAAALGLSNRALAGILGLSEASVSRLTRGEFVLDRQAKSFELAVMLIRLYRSLDAVTGGDPAMAAAWLRGENTALHAVPLDLIQTVEGLVSTVLYLDARRAVI, from the coding sequence ATGCTCAAGTCCGTCACCCAGCCCGACCGGGCGCAGCGCGAGGCGCAGACCGTCAGCAAGGCGGTCGTGCGGGCCGCCGCCGCTCTCGGCCTCAGCAACCGAGCTCTCGCCGGCATCCTCGGGCTGTCCGAGGCCTCGGTCTCGCGCCTGACCCGGGGCGAGTTCGTGCTGGATCGCCAGGCCAAGTCGTTCGAGCTCGCCGTGATGCTGATCCGCCTCTACCGGTCGCTCGACGCGGTCACCGGCGGCGATCCGGCCATGGCGGCGGCGTGGCTCAGGGGCGAGAACACGGCCCTGCACGCCGTACCCCTGGACCTGATCCAGACCGTCGAGGGCCTGGTGAGCACCGTCCTCTACCTGGACGCCCGGCGTGCCGTCATTTGA
- a CDS encoding RES family NAD+ phosphorylase produces the protein MPSFETRALTGTCWRLVEAQHLVATMKLTDTLDEQQILEELIEASKPPMPAECRSLDYLLSAPFRYRPYPHGSRFRRANQMEGVYYAAEAVETAVAEVAFYRLLFFAESPGTPWPENPAEYTAFSARFAADRGIDLTAAPYAGQAETWCHPTDYGPCQALADAARADGVTAIRYASVRDPGRGANLALLTCRAFASRRIVARQTWRIHPGPAGIRAIREFPTLRLGFARESFDDPRLAGMVWER, from the coding sequence GTGCCGTCATTTGAGACCCGGGCCCTCACCGGTACCTGCTGGCGCCTTGTCGAGGCGCAGCACCTCGTCGCGACGATGAAGCTGACGGACACGCTCGACGAGCAGCAGATCCTCGAAGAGCTGATCGAGGCGTCCAAGCCGCCGATGCCGGCGGAATGCCGGTCTCTCGACTACCTCCTGTCGGCGCCGTTCCGCTACCGGCCCTACCCGCACGGCTCGCGCTTCCGGCGCGCCAACCAGATGGAGGGCGTGTACTACGCGGCGGAGGCCGTCGAGACCGCCGTCGCCGAGGTGGCGTTCTACCGCCTGCTGTTCTTCGCCGAATCGCCCGGGACGCCCTGGCCGGAGAACCCGGCCGAGTACACCGCCTTCTCGGCCCGGTTCGCGGCCGACCGGGGGATTGACCTCACCGCTGCGCCCTACGCCGGGCAGGCGGAGACGTGGTGCCACCCGACCGATTACGGACCGTGCCAGGCCCTCGCGGATGCCGCGCGGGCCGACGGCGTGACGGCGATCCGCTACGCCTCGGTGCGTGATCCCGGCCGGGGCGCCAACCTCGCGCTCCTGACCTGCCGGGCCTTCGCGAGCCGCCGCATCGTCGCCCGGCAGACCTGGCGCATCCATCCCGGACCGGCGGGCATCCGCGCGATCCGGGAATTTCCGACCCTGCGCCTCGGCTTCGCGCGGGAGTCCTTCGACGACCCGCGCCTCGCCGGGATGGTCTGGGAGCGCTGA
- a CDS encoding cytochrome P450: MTSGPALAQGFDLRRLPEGFIEDPYPVYAALRAHAPVHVMGRTSSGEAQILLSRYADLERVYKDAATFSSDKTVEFGTKFRVAEEGACPLYRHHTTSLVFNDPPRHTRVRRIIAGALTPRAVAAMEPGIVALVDGLLDAAASRDTIDLIEDFAAAIPVEVIGNLLGVPRAERGPLRDWSLAILGALEPVLSPEVEAAGNRAVTEFLDYLAHLVEDRRRRPGDPDKDILTRLIQGEVGGERLSPEELLQNCIFILNAGHETTTNLIGNGLHLLTGHPEARARLLAEPDLMRKAVEEILRFESSNQLGNRVATTAFAIEGRDFPAGTQITLCIGAANRDPAHFADPDTFDVARDPNRHLAFASGIHQCVGMAVARLEGRIALSRFLARFPDYRLDGAPVRSQRVRFRGFLRLPARLG; encoded by the coding sequence ATGACGAGCGGTCCCGCTCTCGCCCAAGGGTTCGACCTCCGGCGCTTGCCGGAGGGCTTCATCGAGGATCCCTATCCGGTCTACGCGGCGCTCCGCGCGCACGCGCCGGTCCACGTGATGGGCCGGACGTCCTCGGGCGAGGCCCAGATCCTGCTCTCCCGCTACGCCGACCTGGAGCGGGTCTACAAGGACGCCGCGACCTTCAGCTCGGACAAGACCGTCGAGTTCGGCACCAAGTTCCGGGTGGCGGAGGAGGGAGCCTGCCCGCTCTACCGCCACCACACGACGAGCCTCGTCTTCAACGATCCGCCGCGCCACACCCGGGTCCGGCGCATCATCGCCGGGGCGCTGACGCCGCGGGCGGTCGCCGCGATGGAGCCCGGCATCGTCGCGCTGGTGGACGGCCTGCTCGACGCGGCCGCTTCGCGCGACACCATCGACCTGATCGAGGATTTCGCCGCCGCGATCCCCGTGGAGGTGATCGGCAACCTGCTCGGGGTGCCGCGGGCGGAGCGCGGCCCCTTGCGGGACTGGTCGCTGGCGATCCTCGGCGCCCTCGAACCGGTGCTGTCGCCGGAGGTCGAGGCCGCCGGCAACCGGGCGGTGACCGAGTTCCTGGACTATCTCGCGCACCTCGTCGAGGATCGCCGCCGCCGCCCGGGCGACCCGGACAAGGACATCCTCACCCGCCTGATCCAGGGCGAGGTCGGCGGCGAGCGGCTGTCGCCGGAGGAACTGCTCCAGAACTGCATCTTCATCCTCAATGCCGGGCACGAGACCACCACCAACCTGATCGGCAACGGGCTCCACCTGCTGACCGGGCACCCCGAGGCGCGGGCCCGCCTGCTCGCCGAGCCGGACCTGATGCGCAAGGCCGTGGAGGAGATCCTCCGCTTCGAGAGCTCGAACCAGCTCGGCAACCGCGTCGCGACGACCGCTTTCGCGATCGAGGGCCGCGACTTCCCGGCCGGCACCCAGATCACGCTCTGCATCGGCGCCGCCAACCGCGACCCTGCGCATTTCGCCGATCCCGACACCTTCGACGTCGCCCGCGACCCCAACCGCCACCTCGCCTTCGCGAGCGGGATCCACCAATGCGTCGGCATGGCGGTGGCCCGGCTGGAGGGCCGGATCGCACTCTCGCGCTTCCTTGCCCGCTTCCCGGATTACCGCCTCGACGGCGCGCCGGTCCGCTCGCAGCGCGTGCGCTTCCGCGGCTTCCTGCGGTTGCCGGCGCGGCTGGGGTGA
- a CDS encoding MFS transporter, producing MSATPGAASSAEAARAGLRVPAWLRRLTDVRPEEVPALGWAWLYIFALLSSYYVMRPIRDQMGLAGGLENLPWLFTATLVGMLVLNVPFGWLVRKLPRARFIPITYRFFAANILVFAVVLYRAGPEDTVWIGRVFFVWLSIFNLFVVSIFWATIVDVFDTEQGKRLFGFIAAGATLGAITGSAFTAVLARDVPIPFLLLAAAALLELAVVSMRGLARISDALSREPGAAAQAIGGSPFAGISRVLGSPYLLGICLFLLLFSITSTFLYFEQAGIAKRSFPDRGSQTAFFASVDLAVNVLTLGIQLFLTGRIVRRLGVGLTLAILPLVSALGFGLLAVAPTIASVVVFGVLRRAGNFAIARPVREVLFTVLPREDRYKAKAFIDTVVYRLGDQVGAWSYGLVGFLGLSATALSVLAVPLSLAWLVNGLWLGRRQDAMAKERSATEAENG from the coding sequence ATGAGCGCGACCCCCGGCGCCGCCTCTTCTGCGGAGGCGGCGCGCGCCGGCCTCAGGGTGCCGGCCTGGCTGCGCCGCCTCACCGACGTGCGGCCGGAGGAGGTGCCGGCCCTCGGCTGGGCCTGGCTCTACATCTTCGCGCTGCTCTCGTCCTACTACGTGATGCGGCCGATCCGCGACCAGATGGGGCTGGCGGGCGGGCTCGAGAACCTGCCCTGGCTGTTCACCGCCACGCTGGTGGGCATGCTGGTCCTCAACGTGCCGTTCGGCTGGCTGGTGCGCAAGCTGCCGCGGGCCCGCTTCATCCCGATCACCTACCGCTTCTTCGCCGCCAACATCCTCGTCTTCGCGGTCGTGCTCTACCGCGCCGGGCCGGAGGATACGGTGTGGATCGGCCGGGTGTTCTTCGTCTGGCTGTCGATCTTCAACCTGTTCGTGGTCTCGATCTTCTGGGCCACCATCGTCGACGTGTTCGACACCGAGCAGGGCAAGCGGCTGTTCGGCTTCATCGCGGCCGGCGCGACGCTCGGGGCCATCACCGGCTCGGCCTTCACGGCGGTGCTGGCCCGCGACGTGCCGATTCCCTTCCTGCTGCTGGCGGCGGCGGCCCTCCTCGAACTCGCCGTCGTCAGCATGCGGGGTCTCGCCCGGATCTCGGACGCGCTGTCGCGCGAGCCGGGGGCGGCGGCGCAGGCGATCGGCGGCAGCCCGTTCGCCGGCATCAGCCGGGTGCTCGGCTCGCCCTACCTGCTCGGCATCTGCCTGTTCCTGCTCCTGTTCTCGATCACCTCGACCTTCCTGTACTTCGAGCAGGCCGGCATCGCGAAGCGCAGCTTCCCCGATCGCGGCTCCCAGACGGCGTTCTTCGCCTCCGTCGACCTCGCGGTGAACGTGCTGACGCTCGGCATCCAGCTCTTCCTCACCGGGCGGATCGTGCGCCGGCTCGGCGTCGGTCTCACCCTGGCGATCCTGCCGCTCGTCAGCGCGCTGGGCTTCGGGCTGCTCGCGGTGGCGCCCACCATCGCCAGCGTGGTGGTGTTCGGCGTGCTGCGCCGGGCCGGCAACTTCGCCATCGCCCGGCCGGTGCGCGAGGTGCTGTTCACCGTGCTGCCGCGGGAGGACCGCTACAAGGCCAAGGCCTTCATCGACACGGTGGTCTACCGCCTCGGCGACCAGGTCGGCGCCTGGTCCTACGGCCTGGTCGGGTTCCTGGGCTTGAGCGCCACCGCCCTCTCGGTCCTGGCGGTCCCGCTCTCCTTGGCCTGGCTCGTCAACGGGCTCTGGCTCGGGCGCCGGCAGGACGCTATGGCGAAGGAGCGGAGCGCGACGGAGGCGGAGAATGGCTGA
- a CDS encoding DUF4926 domain-containing protein gives MLDLSVERTLSDMSHMSTTFVLTTDAPSAIRELDTARLLVPVTDDDGHEVPAGSVGTVVGVWNQGEAYEVEFVVPFQALATVEGGQIVRVSDTTP, from the coding sequence TTGCTCGACCTCTCCGTTGAGCGTACCTTGTCGGACATGAGCCACATGTCGACGACCTTCGTGCTGACAACCGATGCGCCCTCGGCGATCCGGGAACTGGACACGGCGCGGTTGCTCGTGCCGGTCACGGACGATGACGGTCACGAGGTGCCGGCCGGCTCGGTCGGCACGGTCGTCGGAGTGTGGAACCAGGGCGAGGCCTACGAGGTGGAGTTCGTCGTGCCTTTTCAGGCTCTGGCCACGGTCGAAGGCGGGCAAATCGTTCGGGTGTCGGATACCACGCCGTGA
- a CDS encoding MBL fold metallo-hydrolase: MLGAAAAAVTAGLPGVAQAKAPMLRSQSPYFYRFTLGDAEATMVSDGTLPLGDPHANFLGLTPAEMDAQLTNNFLPLSNAVLEQNILILNTGSKLVLFDTGMGSLKLFGPTTGKLLTTMRQAGIDPKDIDAVVMSHAHVDHCGGCVGDDGVPHFPNAQFYISQADFDYWTDPGKVPASFSAFLDTARKNLLPIRDRLVFVKDGQEFLPGIQALAAPGHSIGHTMFMITSGKDSLCYLGDLTHHPVLLMEKPLTEFAYDTDPKQSAQTRLRMLTMLAKNRIPVLAYHFAWPGIGHVAENGQGGFRYYPQAMKMEL, encoded by the coding sequence ATGCTCGGCGCGGCGGCGGCCGCGGTGACGGCCGGGCTGCCGGGCGTGGCGCAGGCCAAGGCGCCGATGCTGCGCAGCCAGAGCCCGTACTTCTACCGCTTCACCCTCGGCGATGCCGAGGCGACGATGGTCTCCGACGGCACCCTGCCGCTCGGCGACCCCCACGCCAACTTCCTCGGCCTCACCCCGGCCGAGATGGATGCGCAGCTCACCAACAACTTCCTGCCGCTCTCGAACGCGGTGCTGGAGCAGAACATCCTGATCCTCAACACCGGCAGCAAGCTGGTGCTGTTCGATACCGGCATGGGCTCGCTCAAGCTGTTCGGGCCGACCACCGGCAAGCTTCTGACCACGATGCGCCAGGCCGGCATCGACCCGAAGGACATCGACGCCGTGGTGATGAGCCACGCCCATGTCGACCATTGCGGCGGCTGCGTCGGCGACGACGGGGTGCCGCACTTCCCCAACGCCCAGTTCTACATCTCCCAGGCCGATTTCGACTACTGGACCGACCCGGGCAAGGTGCCGGCCTCGTTCAGCGCCTTCCTCGATACCGCGCGCAAGAACCTGCTGCCGATCCGCGACCGGCTGGTCTTCGTCAAGGACGGTCAGGAATTCCTGCCCGGCATCCAGGCCCTGGCGGCGCCGGGCCACAGCATCGGCCACACGATGTTCATGATCACCTCGGGCAAGGACAGCCTCTGCTACCTCGGCGACCTGACGCACCATCCGGTGCTGCTGATGGAGAAGCCGCTGACCGAGTTCGCCTACGACACCGACCCGAAGCAGTCGGCCCAGACCCGGCTCCGGATGCTGACGATGCTGGCGAAGAACCGGATCCCGGTGCTCGCCTATCACTTCGCCTGGCCGGGCATCGGCCACGTCGCGGAGAACGGCCAGGGCGGGTTCCGGTACTATCCGCAGGCGATGAAGATGGAGCTGTAG